The following proteins are co-located in the Polymorphospora rubra genome:
- a CDS encoding Lrp/AsnC family transcriptional regulator, which produces MDAIDLSLVELLRANARLSFAELARQVGLSAPAVHERIGKLEASGVIRGYRADVEPEAVGLGVTALIGVVEDSGGDTDDLLAAFRAIPAIESCYFLAGVESFLLKARVGTIAELEQLIVRVNRTPGVASTRTAIALSTKWENRPQPISPA; this is translated from the coding sequence GTGGACGCCATTGATCTGAGCCTGGTCGAACTGTTGCGGGCCAATGCCCGGCTCTCGTTCGCCGAACTCGCCCGGCAGGTCGGACTGTCGGCGCCAGCGGTGCACGAGCGGATCGGGAAGCTGGAGGCCAGCGGGGTGATCCGCGGCTACCGCGCGGACGTCGAGCCCGAGGCGGTCGGGTTGGGGGTGACCGCGCTCATCGGCGTCGTAGAGGACTCCGGCGGCGACACCGACGACCTGCTCGCCGCGTTCCGTGCCATTCCGGCGATCGAGTCGTGCTATTTCCTGGCCGGTGTCGAGTCATTCCTGTTGAAGGCGCGGGTCGGCACCATCGCCGAACTGGAGCAGTTGATCGTACGGGTCAATCGGACGCCGGGGGTGGCGTCGACCCGTACCGCGATCGCGCTGTCGACCAAGTGGGAGAACCGTCCGCAACCCATCTCCCCGGCCTGA
- a CDS encoding BldC family transcriptional regulator: MDTGDRLLTPGEVAALFRVDPKTVTRWAAAGRIGSIRTPGGHRRFRESEVRALLEGEGVLEDLEEGPENRPRNTGPATPGSPGSPGAGNMGMH; this comes from the coding sequence GTGGACACTGGTGACCGTCTGCTGACGCCGGGCGAGGTGGCTGCGCTGTTCCGCGTCGACCCGAAGACCGTGACCCGATGGGCCGCGGCCGGCCGGATCGGCAGCATCCGCACGCCCGGCGGACACCGGCGCTTCCGGGAATCGGAGGTGCGGGCCCTGCTGGAGGGCGAGGGCGTTCTCGAGGACCTCGAAGAGGGTCCCGAGAACCGGCCGCGCAACACCGGTCCGGCGACGCCGGGTAGCCCCGGCTCGCCGGGTGCCGGCAACATGGGCATGCACTGA
- a CDS encoding PLP-dependent cysteine synthase family protein, whose amino-acid sequence MEHLDRCDAADRAWVTEAIAMVEADANRSADTHLLPFPLPREWGVDLYLKDESVHPTGSLKHRLARSLFLYGLCNGWIGPRTTIVEASSGSTAVSEAYFARMLGLEFIAVMPASTSPEKIALIEFQGGRCHLVADPAAVVVEARWLADDLGGHFMDQFTYAERATDWRGNNNIAESIFSQLALERHPVPAWIVTGAGTGGTSATIGRYVRYQRHPTKICVVDPENSAFYPAWQAADWTIRTGRGSRIEGIGRPTVEASFQPSVVDRMVRVPDAASLAAMRAACAVLGRRVGGSTGTNLWGAFGLIAGMRAAGETGSVVTLLCDGGERYADTYYADGWVTAQGLDLTPYRATVERFLADGTWPA is encoded by the coding sequence ATGGAACACCTGGACCGATGCGACGCCGCCGACCGGGCCTGGGTCACCGAAGCGATCGCGATGGTCGAGGCCGACGCGAACCGGTCCGCCGACACCCACCTGCTGCCGTTCCCGCTGCCCCGCGAGTGGGGCGTCGACCTCTACCTCAAGGACGAGTCGGTCCATCCGACCGGCTCGCTCAAGCACCGGCTGGCCCGGTCGCTGTTCCTCTACGGCCTCTGCAACGGCTGGATCGGCCCGCGTACCACGATCGTCGAGGCGTCGTCCGGCTCGACCGCGGTGTCGGAGGCGTACTTCGCCCGGATGCTCGGCCTGGAGTTCATCGCGGTGATGCCGGCCTCGACATCGCCGGAGAAGATCGCGCTGATCGAGTTCCAGGGCGGCCGGTGCCACCTCGTCGCCGATCCCGCCGCCGTCGTGGTCGAGGCCCGCTGGCTCGCCGACGACCTCGGTGGCCACTTCATGGACCAGTTCACCTACGCCGAGCGGGCGACCGACTGGCGTGGCAACAACAACATCGCCGAATCGATCTTCAGCCAGTTGGCCCTGGAACGGCACCCCGTACCCGCGTGGATCGTGACCGGCGCGGGCACCGGCGGCACCAGCGCGACCATCGGCCGCTACGTCCGCTACCAGCGGCACCCCACCAAGATCTGTGTCGTCGACCCGGAGAACTCCGCCTTCTACCCGGCCTGGCAGGCGGCGGACTGGACGATCCGGACCGGCCGCGGCTCCCGCATCGAGGGGATCGGCCGGCCCACCGTCGAGGCGTCGTTCCAGCCGTCGGTCGTCGACCGGATGGTGCGTGTGCCGGACGCGGCGTCGCTCGCCGCGATGCGGGCCGCCTGCGCCGTACTCGGCCGCCGGGTCGGTGGCTCCACCGGTACGAATCTGTGGGGCGCGTTCGGCCTGATCGCCGGGATGCGCGCCGCCGGTGAGACCGGCTCGGTGGTCACCCTGCTCTGCGACGGCGGCGAACGGTACGCCGACACCTACTACGCCGACGGGTGGGTCACCGCGCAGGGACTGGACCTGACGCCGTACCGGGCGACGGTCGAGCGGTTCCTGGCCGACGGCACCTGGCCGGCCTGA
- a CDS encoding DUF4229 domain-containing protein, with the protein MSPGVKYTLGRLGLFLAVALVLWPVPLNLFVKLMLAVIISAALAFFLLRGLRDQMAEQLSDNVTRRRTEKEKLRSALAGDDQAAGTTPAAGTASTDEAPAGKRSPDGRDD; encoded by the coding sequence ATGAGTCCCGGGGTTAAGTACACGCTTGGCCGGCTCGGGTTGTTCCTGGCGGTCGCGCTGGTGCTGTGGCCGGTTCCGCTCAACCTGTTCGTCAAGCTGATGCTGGCGGTGATCATCTCGGCGGCGCTCGCCTTCTTCCTGCTGCGCGGACTGCGCGACCAGATGGCGGAACAACTGTCCGACAACGTCACGCGGCGCCGGACCGAGAAGGAGAAGCTGCGCTCGGCGCTGGCCGGCGACGACCAGGCCGCCGGGACCACGCCCGCCGCGGGCACCGCCTCGACGGACGAGGCGCCGGCCGGCAAGCGGTCGCCGGACGGTCGGGACGACTGA
- a CDS encoding C39 family peptidase, with amino-acid sequence MVRPRLRAVAVAGVTASALLVPAVPAQATGTPASHDEQITYQEWSSYRDWRGGTHRGTVALPGLRTGITMLNPAGTTEYADPHSGETRTWKYATWTSPVTQVGFEASELVPSWNAVTPDGTWIQIELQGTYNTGGQTPWYVMGRWASGDEDIKRTSVNRQGDPWSTIWTDTFSIDDVANNVMLTAYQLRLTLYRAPDQWQSPRVFMLGAMSSYVPDRFTVTPSAGGIAWGRELAVPPRSQMIHRGNYPEWGGGGQVWCSPTSTTMVLEYHGRGPSTADMSWITPGYTDPQIAHAARMTWDYAYGGAGNWPFNTAYAATFPGIDARVTRLHSLDEVEHFIKAGLPVVTSQSFLANELDGSNYGTSGHLFTIVGFTADGDVIVNDPASSTNAEVRNVYQREQFEQIWLRTKRINASGGVSGGSGGIAYLIKPWWKPWPKVAGSTNW; translated from the coding sequence ATGGTCAGACCACGTCTCCGCGCGGTCGCCGTTGCCGGCGTCACCGCGTCCGCCCTCCTCGTCCCGGCCGTCCCCGCGCAGGCGACCGGCACCCCCGCGAGCCACGACGAGCAGATCACCTACCAGGAGTGGTCCAGCTACCGCGACTGGCGCGGCGGCACCCACCGGGGCACCGTCGCCCTGCCCGGCCTGCGCACCGGCATCACGATGCTCAACCCGGCCGGCACCACCGAGTACGCCGACCCGCACAGCGGCGAGACCCGGACCTGGAAGTACGCCACCTGGACCTCACCGGTGACCCAGGTCGGCTTCGAGGCCAGCGAACTCGTTCCGTCCTGGAACGCCGTCACCCCTGACGGCACCTGGATCCAGATCGAACTGCAGGGCACCTACAACACCGGGGGCCAGACCCCCTGGTACGTCATGGGCCGCTGGGCCTCCGGCGACGAGGACATCAAGCGGACCAGCGTCAACCGCCAGGGCGACCCCTGGTCGACGATCTGGACCGACACGTTCTCGATCGACGACGTCGCGAACAACGTGATGCTGACCGCCTACCAGCTCCGGCTGACCCTCTACCGGGCGCCGGACCAGTGGCAGTCGCCGCGGGTGTTCATGCTCGGCGCGATGAGCTCGTACGTGCCCGACCGGTTCACCGTCACGCCGAGCGCCGGGGGCATCGCCTGGGGCCGAGAACTCGCCGTGCCACCCCGGTCACAGATGATCCACCGCGGCAACTACCCCGAGTGGGGCGGCGGCGGGCAGGTCTGGTGCAGCCCCACGTCCACCACGATGGTGCTCGAATACCACGGGCGCGGACCGTCCACGGCGGACATGTCCTGGATCACGCCCGGCTACACCGACCCGCAGATCGCCCACGCCGCCCGGATGACCTGGGACTACGCGTACGGCGGGGCGGGCAACTGGCCGTTCAACACCGCGTACGCGGCGACGTTCCCGGGCATCGACGCCCGGGTCACCCGGCTGCACTCGCTCGACGAGGTGGAGCACTTCATCAAGGCCGGCCTGCCGGTGGTCACCTCGCAGTCGTTCCTCGCGAACGAACTCGACGGCTCCAACTACGGCACATCGGGACACCTGTTCACGATCGTCGGCTTCACCGCCGACGGCGACGTGATCGTCAACGACCCGGCCTCGTCGACGAACGCCGAGGTACGCAACGTCTACCAGCGCGAGCAGTTCGAGCAGATCTGGCTGCGGACCAAGCGGATCAACGCCAGCGGCGGCGTGTCCGGCGGTTCCGGCGGCATCGCCTATCTGATCAAGCCCTGGTGGAAGCCCTGGCCGAAGGTCGCCGGCTCGACCAACTGGTGA
- a CDS encoding C40 family peptidase yields MAKKNSRRQHRQDGPISFVLRPVAWSALLAAAATMAIAAPAYADPPLPTTIPDSGSRPLPTGPFQLPGTTTPPTGGTNTPTVPAVNGPLAADIMAKQIEYGRISEQLLKLQIDRDAATTTLASAEATLRTAREDLARAESLADQSATDALKGAAALPPGTFGTDLHGLGALSRIQKGAQTGADTGTAAREVARARAAEQAANQAYLAANTTAQGLIGQYNTLATTHTQQEATLQSLMQQNQAQLVVAEQQRDAREQQLAPGYDGSESVAGKVAHPKALGAVQYALNQRGKPYEWAAEGPHRFDCSGLMWAAYRSVGHTLNRVANDQYYGTRHKPVARTALLPGDMLFFSSSSRWQDIHHVGMYIGDGKMVHSPTTGDVVKVSTVWWSRFFAATRVFDAVPAPNKPPTSPSPSPTPRPTTPTPSPTTPTPRPTTPTPGPTTPTPGPTTGSPSPDPTPTATTPGPTTHPEPTVSASTSASASASASTSASTGQSASATPSGGSPSGGSPTPSSTSGH; encoded by the coding sequence ATGGCCAAGAAGAACTCCAGGCGACAGCACCGACAGGACGGCCCGATCAGCTTCGTCCTGCGACCGGTGGCCTGGTCGGCGCTGTTGGCCGCCGCCGCGACGATGGCGATCGCCGCACCCGCCTACGCCGATCCACCGCTGCCGACGACGATTCCGGACAGCGGCAGCCGGCCGCTGCCGACCGGCCCGTTCCAGCTGCCCGGCACCACGACGCCCCCGACCGGCGGCACCAACACGCCGACCGTGCCGGCCGTCAACGGCCCGCTGGCCGCCGACATCATGGCCAAGCAGATCGAATACGGCCGGATCAGCGAGCAGCTCCTCAAGCTCCAGATCGACCGGGACGCCGCCACCACCACCCTCGCCAGCGCCGAAGCCACCCTGCGCACCGCCCGCGAGGATCTCGCCAGGGCCGAGAGCCTGGCCGACCAGAGCGCCACCGACGCGCTCAAGGGCGCCGCGGCCCTGCCGCCCGGAACCTTCGGCACCGACCTGCACGGCCTCGGCGCCCTCTCCCGGATCCAGAAGGGCGCCCAGACCGGCGCCGACACCGGTACCGCGGCCCGCGAGGTCGCCCGCGCCCGCGCCGCCGAGCAGGCCGCCAACCAGGCCTACCTGGCCGCCAACACCACCGCGCAGGGCCTGATCGGGCAATACAACACCCTCGCAACGACGCACACCCAGCAGGAAGCGACGCTCCAGTCGCTGATGCAGCAGAACCAGGCCCAGCTGGTGGTGGCCGAGCAGCAGCGGGACGCCCGGGAGCAGCAGCTCGCCCCCGGCTACGACGGCAGCGAGAGTGTCGCCGGCAAGGTCGCCCACCCCAAGGCGCTCGGCGCCGTCCAGTACGCCCTCAACCAGCGGGGCAAGCCCTACGAGTGGGCGGCCGAGGGCCCGCACCGCTTCGACTGCTCCGGGCTGATGTGGGCCGCCTACCGGTCGGTCGGCCACACGCTGAACCGGGTCGCCAACGACCAGTACTACGGCACCCGGCACAAGCCGGTGGCCCGCACCGCGCTCCTTCCCGGCGACATGCTCTTCTTCTCCTCCAGCAGCAGGTGGCAGGACATCCACCACGTCGGCATGTACATCGGCGACGGCAAGATGGTCCACTCGCCGACCACCGGCGACGTGGTCAAGGTCTCGACCGTCTGGTGGTCGCGTTTCTTCGCCGCCACCCGGGTCTTCGACGCGGTGCCGGCACCGAACAAGCCGCCGACCTCCCCGAGCCCGAGCCCCACGCCGCGGCCGACCACCCCGACCCCGAGCCCGACCACCCCGACGCCGCGTCCCACCACCCCGACTCCGGGCCCGACCACACCGACTCCGGGTCCGACCACCGGATCGCCCAGCCCCGACCCCACCCCCACCGCGACCACCCCCGGTCCGACGACGCACCCGGAACCGACCGTCAGCGCCTCGACGTCGGCCAGCGCGAGCGCCTCGGCCAGCACCAGCGCCTCGACGGGCCAGAGTGCGAGCGCGACGCCGTCCGGTGGGTCACCGTCCGGCGGGTCACCGACCCCCAGTTCGACGTCGGGTCACTGA
- a CDS encoding M14 family zinc carboxypeptidase, translating into MPLRTPGPTRRAATIATALAVGLFAVVSPVSAEPRPETAAGGSTTEYRVIGPHDLADRNAVARTGASIDYVEHGRIHVSATPDEAKAIAALGFELEAVPAPPERGTGAGTNAFPPADSNYHDYAELIAVVNKVVADHPTIARKSSIGTSYEGRDLPVIKISDNVATDENEPEILFNSQQHAREHLTVEMAIYLLNLFTDNYGSDSRITNIVNSREIWIVPTVNPDGSEYDIATGSYRSWRKNRQPNSGSSYVGTDLNRNWGYNWGCCGGSSGSTSSDTYRGPSAFSAPETAALRNFVNGRVVGGVQQIKANIDFHTYSELVLWPFGYTTANTAPGLNADQQAVFQTIGQQMAATNGYTPEQSSDLYITDGDSIDWMWGQHGIWAYTFEMYPGSAGGGGFYPPDEVIPAQTSRNREAVLILAEYADCPYRATGKQAQYCGGNPGTTVWSDTFETATGWTINPNGTDTATSGAWERGTAQPTNSSGAKQLAPFAGSNNLVTGRLAGTSAGDYDVDGGVTSAQSPAVTLPASGTLTLTANWYLAHGSNSSSADYFRISVVHSGGTTQLLNVNGAASNRNGSWATANLNLTPYAGQSVRILVQAADASGASLVEAAVDNVSVVSS; encoded by the coding sequence ATGCCGTTGCGCACCCCCGGACCGACGCGCCGGGCCGCCACCATCGCCACCGCCCTCGCGGTCGGCCTGTTCGCGGTGGTCAGCCCGGTGTCGGCCGAGCCCCGGCCGGAAACCGCCGCCGGCGGCAGTACCACCGAGTACCGGGTCATCGGCCCCCACGACCTCGCCGACCGCAACGCGGTCGCGCGTACCGGCGCCTCGATCGACTACGTCGAACACGGCCGGATCCACGTGTCGGCCACCCCCGACGAGGCCAAGGCCATCGCCGCCCTGGGCTTCGAACTCGAGGCCGTACCGGCACCGCCCGAGCGGGGAACCGGAGCCGGCACCAACGCCTTCCCACCCGCCGACTCCAACTACCACGACTACGCCGAACTCATCGCCGTCGTGAACAAGGTGGTCGCCGACCATCCGACCATCGCCCGCAAGAGCAGCATCGGTACGTCGTACGAGGGGCGGGACCTGCCGGTCATCAAGATCTCGGACAACGTCGCCACCGACGAGAACGAGCCGGAGATCCTCTTCAACTCCCAGCAGCACGCCCGCGAGCACCTGACCGTCGAGATGGCGATCTACCTGCTCAACCTCTTCACCGACAACTACGGCAGCGACTCGCGGATCACCAACATCGTCAACAGCCGCGAGATCTGGATCGTCCCCACCGTCAACCCCGACGGCAGCGAGTACGACATCGCCACCGGCTCCTACCGCTCGTGGCGCAAGAACCGCCAACCCAACAGCGGATCCTCGTACGTCGGCACCGACCTCAACCGCAACTGGGGCTACAACTGGGGCTGCTGCGGCGGCTCGTCCGGCTCCACGTCGTCGGACACCTACCGCGGTCCGTCGGCCTTCTCCGCCCCCGAGACGGCGGCGCTGCGCAACTTCGTCAACGGCCGCGTCGTCGGCGGCGTGCAGCAGATCAAGGCCAACATCGACTTCCACACCTACTCCGAACTGGTCCTCTGGCCGTTCGGCTACACCACCGCCAACACCGCCCCCGGCCTCAACGCCGACCAGCAGGCGGTCTTCCAGACCATCGGCCAGCAGATGGCGGCCACCAACGGCTACACCCCCGAACAGTCGTCCGACCTCTACATCACCGACGGCGACAGCATCGACTGGATGTGGGGCCAGCACGGCATCTGGGCGTACACCTTCGAGATGTACCCCGGCTCGGCCGGCGGTGGCGGCTTCTACCCGCCCGACGAGGTCATCCCCGCCCAGACCTCCCGCAACCGCGAAGCGGTGCTGATCCTCGCCGAGTACGCCGACTGCCCGTACCGGGCCACCGGCAAGCAGGCCCAGTACTGCGGTGGAAACCCCGGCACCACGGTCTGGTCCGACACCTTCGAGACCGCGACCGGCTGGACCATCAACCCGAACGGCACCGACACCGCCACCTCCGGCGCCTGGGAACGCGGTACGGCACAGCCGACCAACTCCTCCGGCGCCAAGCAGCTCGCCCCGTTCGCCGGCAGCAACAACCTGGTCACCGGGCGGCTCGCCGGCACCTCGGCCGGTGACTACGACGTCGACGGCGGCGTGACCAGCGCCCAGTCCCCGGCGGTCACCCTGCCCGCCAGCGGGACACTGACCCTGACCGCGAACTGGTACCTGGCCCACGGCTCCAACTCGTCGTCGGCCGACTACTTCCGGATCAGCGTCGTACACAGCGGCGGCACGACCCAGCTGCTCAACGTCAACGGAGCGGCGAGCAACCGCAACGGCAGCTGGGCGACGGCCAACCTCAACCTGACCCCGTACGCCGGACAGTCGGTGCGGATCCTGGTCCAGGCCGCCGACGCCTCCGGAGCCAGCCTCGTCGAGGCGGCCGTCGACAACGTGAGTGTTGTTAGTTCTTGA
- a CDS encoding putative glycolipid-binding domain-containing protein — protein MSTMPKSLYWTRTDVPGAEHALIDDRRGLAVKGVAVAVDPIAYTCQYELSTDEAWRTGRLELTVEGSGWRRTLRLERAAGRWRAATGEQGDLDAVLRAGGHPGAGLPGSEDPDRLESALDVDVSGNPLFNTLPIRRLGLQKAAPGTTHEITVAWVLLPSLEVIPAEQSYTALVGGRVRFESEGFTAEIDIDGDGYVTRYPGLATRP, from the coding sequence ATGTCGACGATGCCGAAGTCGCTGTACTGGACCCGTACCGACGTACCGGGCGCCGAACACGCCCTGATCGACGACCGGCGTGGCCTGGCCGTCAAGGGGGTGGCGGTGGCGGTCGATCCGATCGCCTACACCTGCCAATACGAACTGTCGACCGACGAGGCGTGGCGGACCGGCCGGCTGGAGCTGACGGTCGAGGGCAGCGGCTGGCGGCGTACGCTGCGGCTGGAGCGGGCCGCCGGGCGGTGGCGGGCCGCGACGGGTGAGCAGGGTGATCTCGACGCGGTGCTGCGGGCCGGCGGCCATCCGGGTGCGGGGCTGCCCGGCAGCGAGGACCCGGACCGCCTCGAGTCGGCGCTCGACGTCGATGTCAGCGGCAATCCACTCTTCAACACGCTGCCGATCCGGCGGCTCGGCCTCCAGAAAGCGGCGCCCGGCACCACGCACGAGATCACCGTGGCCTGGGTGCTGCTGCCGAGTCTGGAGGTGATTCCGGCGGAGCAGTCGTACACGGCTCTGGTTGGTGGCCGGGTGCGTTTCGAGAGCGAGGGTTTCACCGCCGAGATCGACATCGACGGCGACGGGTACGTCACCCGCTATCCCGGCCTGGCCACCCGTCCCTGA
- the mqnE gene encoding aminofutalosine synthase MqnE — MDVGRKRELEEKVYAGERLTREDGEALYDSDDLAWLGRLAHHRRTELNGDRVMFNVNRHLNLTNVCSASCAYCSFQRKPGEKDAYTMRIEEAVRKAKEMEDEQLTELHIVNGLHPTLPWRYYPKVLRELKAALPKVKLKAFTATEVQWFEKISGLPASEILDELMDAGLESLTGGGAEIFDWEVRQHIVDHACHWEDWSRIHRLAHEKGLRTPSTMLYGHIEEPRHRVDHVLRLRELQDETGGFTVFIPLRYQHDFVDSADGKIRNRIQAQTTMASPAESLKTFAVSRLMLDNIPHLKCFWVMHGLSVAQLSLNFGVDDLDGSVVEYKITHDADSYGTPNTMHRDDLLHLIWDAGFRPVERDTRYNVVREYDAPPSLAERRAEPQQVWA, encoded by the coding sequence ATGGATGTCGGACGGAAGCGTGAGCTGGAGGAGAAGGTCTACGCGGGGGAGCGGCTGACCCGTGAGGACGGCGAGGCGCTCTACGACAGCGACGACCTGGCCTGGCTCGGCCGGCTGGCGCACCACCGTCGTACGGAGTTGAACGGCGATCGGGTGATGTTCAACGTCAACCGGCACCTCAACCTGACGAATGTCTGTAGTGCGTCCTGCGCCTACTGCTCATTCCAGCGCAAACCGGGCGAGAAGGATGCGTACACGATGCGCATCGAAGAGGCGGTCCGCAAGGCCAAGGAGATGGAGGACGAGCAGCTCACCGAGTTGCACATCGTCAACGGCCTGCACCCGACGCTGCCCTGGCGCTACTACCCGAAGGTCCTGCGGGAGCTGAAGGCCGCCCTGCCGAAGGTCAAGCTCAAGGCGTTCACGGCGACCGAGGTCCAGTGGTTCGAGAAGATCAGCGGCCTGCCGGCCAGCGAGATCCTCGACGAGCTGATGGACGCCGGGCTGGAGTCGCTGACCGGCGGTGGCGCCGAGATCTTCGACTGGGAGGTCCGCCAGCACATCGTCGACCATGCCTGCCACTGGGAGGACTGGTCCCGGATCCACCGGCTGGCCCACGAGAAGGGCCTGCGTACGCCGTCGACCATGCTGTACGGCCACATCGAGGAGCCGCGCCACCGGGTCGACCACGTACTGCGGCTGCGTGAACTCCAGGACGAGACCGGCGGCTTCACCGTCTTCATCCCGCTGCGCTACCAGCACGACTTCGTCGACTCCGCCGACGGCAAGATCCGGAACCGGATCCAGGCCCAAACGACGATGGCGTCCCCGGCCGAGTCGCTGAAGACCTTCGCCGTGTCGCGGCTGATGCTCGACAACATCCCGCACCTGAAGTGCTTCTGGGTGATGCACGGCCTGTCCGTGGCGCAGCTCTCGCTCAACTTCGGCGTCGACGACCTGGACGGTTCGGTCGTCGAATACAAGATCACTCACGACGCCGACTCGTACGGCACGCCCAACACCATGCACCGCGACGACCTGCTGCACCTGATCTGGGACGCCGGATTCCGGCCGGTCGAGCGGGACACCCGCTACAACGTGGTCCGCGAGTACGACGCCCCGCCGTCGCTCGCCGAGCGGCGGGCCGAACCGCAGCAGGTCTGGGCCTGA
- a CDS encoding DEAD/DEAH box helicase, with product MHDFAALGLPEPLVRALHREGITTPFEIQRATVPDALAGRDVLGRGQTGSGKTLAFGLPMLARVAAGGRARPLHPRALVLVPTRELAMQVNDALMPLGRALGVFLKTAVGGVPYDRQIDSLRRGVEIIVATPGRLGDLIARGVCNLDEIEITVLDEADQMADMGFLPEVTELLAKTPAHAQRLLFSATLDGDVDALVKRFMTDPVTHSTAPPTAAVSTMDHHLLLIPPHDKFAVAASIAARAGRTMMFARTQMGVDRLVGQLAAVGVRAGALHGGKTQRVRTRTLAEFKEGRTSVLVATDVAARGIHVDGVSLVVHVDPPKDPKDYLHRAGRTARAGESGAVVTLVLPKQRRTTLAMLTKAGVEPVETRTRAGEPALAELTGAREPSGVPVVDEPAPRRSERPRGDRPSGGYRRFGDRPEGDRRFRGGDRPAGDRPGGERRFGDGGGRAERGGDWRPTDRRGGFRHDGRPRDDRPYDGRPRDDRPHRDDRPRDDRRQGDRRFGDRRPSRTH from the coding sequence ATCCACGACTTCGCCGCCCTCGGGCTGCCCGAACCGCTCGTGCGGGCACTGCACCGGGAAGGCATCACCACCCCGTTCGAGATCCAGCGGGCCACCGTCCCCGACGCGCTCGCCGGGCGGGACGTGCTGGGCCGTGGGCAGACCGGCTCGGGCAAGACACTGGCCTTCGGGCTGCCGATGCTGGCCCGCGTCGCCGCCGGCGGTCGGGCCCGGCCGCTGCACCCGCGCGCCCTCGTCCTGGTGCCGACCCGCGAGCTGGCGATGCAGGTCAACGACGCGCTGATGCCGCTCGGCCGGGCCCTCGGGGTGTTCCTGAAGACCGCCGTCGGCGGCGTGCCGTACGACCGCCAGATCGACTCGCTGCGGCGCGGCGTGGAGATCATCGTGGCCACTCCGGGCCGACTCGGTGACCTGATCGCGCGCGGGGTGTGCAACCTCGACGAGATCGAGATCACCGTGCTCGACGAGGCCGACCAGATGGCGGACATGGGCTTCCTGCCGGAGGTGACCGAACTGCTGGCCAAGACCCCGGCGCACGCCCAGCGGCTGCTGTTCTCGGCCACGCTGGACGGCGACGTCGACGCGCTGGTCAAGCGCTTCATGACCGACCCGGTCACCCACTCGACCGCGCCCCCCACCGCAGCGGTGTCCACGATGGACCACCACCTGCTGCTGATCCCGCCGCACGACAAGTTCGCCGTCGCCGCGTCGATCGCCGCCCGGGCCGGCCGGACCATGATGTTCGCCCGTACGCAGATGGGGGTGGACCGGCTGGTCGGCCAGCTCGCCGCGGTCGGCGTACGGGCCGGCGCCCTGCACGGCGGCAAGACCCAGCGGGTACGCACCCGGACGCTCGCCGAGTTCAAGGAGGGCCGGACGAGCGTGCTGGTCGCCACCGACGTGGCGGCCCGCGGCATCCACGTGGACGGCGTCTCACTGGTCGTGCACGTCGACCCGCCGAAGGACCCGAAGGACTACCTGCACCGGGCCGGACGCACCGCGCGGGCCGGCGAGTCCGGTGCGGTCGTCACGCTGGTGCTGCCCAAGCAGCGGCGCACCACGCTGGCGATGCTGACCAAGGCCGGGGTCGAGCCGGTCGAGACGCGTACCCGGGCCGGTGAGCCCGCCCTGGCGGAGCTGACCGGGGCACGCGAGCCCAGCGGCGTACCCGTGGTCGACGAGCCGGCGCCGCGCCGGTCCGAGCGTCCGCGCGGCGACCGGCCGTCCGGCGGCTACCGCCGCTTCGGCGACCGGCCGGAGGGTGACCGGCGCTTCCGCGGCGGCGATCGTCCCGCCGGGGACCGGCCGGGTGGCGAACGCCGGTTCGGCGACGGCGGAGGTCGCGCCGAGCGGGGCGGCGACTGGCGGCCCACCGATCGCCGTGGCGGGTTCCGGCACGACGGCCGCCCCCGCGACGACCGGCCCTACGACGGCCGGCCGCGCGACGACCGGCCGCACCGCGACGACCGGCCGCGGGACGACCGCCGCCAGGGCGACCGGCGGTTCGGGGACCGGCGGCCCAGTCGTACCCACTGA